In the Lysinibacillus sp. PLM2 genome, one interval contains:
- a CDS encoding group II intron reverse transcriptase/maturase produces MRGNGETSVQLLEKILSNQNMNEAYLRVYRNKGASGVDGITVDELKQYLKENKDELRQRIRTRKYQPQAALRVEIPKENGKMRKLGIPTVVDRVVQQAIHQVLSPIFEKEFSEYSYGFRPNRSCEMAIIKSLEFLNDGYDWIVDIDLERFFDTVNHDKLMRIISNTIDDGDVISLIRKYLVSGVLVKGKYEETPIGTPQGGNLSPLLSNIMLNELDKELESRGLHFVRYADDALIFVKSEKAANRVMESVVKFIEKKLGLIVNAEKSKIARPKDLKFLGFGYYYDSKDKKYQVRPHTISVQKFKRKLRQLTKRNWSIPLDYRILKLKQVIFGWVNYFRTANMKTAMREIDKKLRSRIRVIIWKQWKVPRKQIRSLIQLGIPEEEAKGLTFCRKGYRFIGLSKVVQRAISNKRLEQRGIPSALQRYLKVHTVI; encoded by the coding sequence GTGAGAGGAAATGGAGAAACGAGTGTGCAACTTTTAGAAAAGATTCTAAGCAATCAAAATATGAATGAAGCCTACTTACGTGTCTATAGAAATAAAGGTGCAAGTGGGGTCGATGGAATAACGGTTGATGAACTTAAACAGTATCTGAAAGAGAACAAGGATGAACTACGTCAGCGCATCAGAACTAGAAAATACCAACCACAAGCTGCCTTACGAGTGGAAATCCCAAAAGAAAATGGAAAGATGCGCAAACTGGGAATACCAACAGTAGTGGATAGGGTGGTTCAACAGGCAATTCATCAAGTACTCAGTCCGATATTTGAAAAAGAGTTTAGTGAATACAGTTACGGTTTTAGACCAAATAGAAGTTGTGAGATGGCAATCATAAAAAGTCTCGAATTTCTGAATGATGGATACGATTGGATAGTGGACATTGACCTTGAAAGATTTTTCGACACAGTCAACCATGATAAACTCATGCGAATCATATCCAATACAATCGATGATGGAGATGTCATTTCTTTAATTAGAAAATACTTGGTCAGTGGGGTCTTGGTAAAGGGTAAATATGAGGAAACACCGATTGGAACTCCGCAAGGAGGAAACCTCAGTCCACTATTAAGTAACATAATGTTGAATGAACTGGACAAGGAACTAGAAAGTAGAGGACTCCATTTCGTGAGATATGCGGATGACGCTCTTATCTTTGTGAAGAGTGAGAAAGCTGCAAATAGAGTGATGGAATCAGTCGTGAAGTTTATAGAAAAGAAATTAGGGCTGATAGTCAATGCAGAAAAGAGTAAAATCGCTCGTCCAAAAGACTTAAAATTCCTGGGGTTTGGATATTACTACGATTCAAAAGACAAGAAATATCAAGTTCGACCACATACAATCTCAGTACAGAAATTTAAAAGGAAACTTCGACAACTAACAAAGCGAAACTGGAGCATTCCGTTAGACTACCGAATATTGAAACTAAAACAAGTAATATTTGGTTGGGTAAATTACTTTAGAACTGCAAACATGAAAACGGCTATGCGTGAAATTGATAAGAAACTACGCTCAAGAATAAGAGTAATCATTTGGAAACAGTGGAAGGTACCAAGAAAACAGATAAGGTCACTAATCCAATTGGGGATACCCGAAGAAGAAGCCAAGGGCTTAACATTCTGTAGGAAAGGTTATCGATTTATCGGATTATCTAAAGTTGTTCAAAGAGCAATTTCAAATAAAAGGCTAGAGCAGAGGGGAATACCCTCTGCTCTACAACGTTACTTAAAAGTACACACTGTAATATAA